From a region of the Kwoniella mangroviensis CBS 8507 chromosome 1 map unlocalized Ctg01, whole genome shotgun sequence genome:
- a CDS encoding pre-mRNA-splicing factor SYF1, which yields MSAQDSPLNSLSSRFPLTFPVPTPLTHPHLISASDLATEEDLLHNPDNLRSWLSYIHQLKERIIANEPPKADKPSPEEILLGPLSSHVAREGLQQLTMVYERALAIFPASFKLWRSYYQMRQSYVLGELTSSAKTARGQHAKRGSGFKTNVREQLEAAEEANEWVGGLDGIVGYEEWRSLIATGERMIACLSHLPVPWLLHLSILFHPKCPATFKRTYARRTFDRALRTLPPSLHGRVWGLYLRWAEMIGGEAGERVWRRFLKVDASLTERHITYLLDSTPPRPLAASKYLLSLARRASKNLYSSLEGKSPYQLFVDFLELVERYADEVGMDEEQTLELKAAKQVAQDEITKPDAEDTPAPAEEPASIHGRLIRIAGPPVPVEQGKIFKPKDAISAKKGPEELPYDEDTDPSNSRLLDVEGIVETDGLEVYKDQAGRLWTGLATYWIKRGEFDRATSTFERGLAAVVTIRDFTQIFDAYAEFSETMISTLMDALADEDNLADEEFDAEETEKELDERMKKFEELMDRRPFLLNEVLLRRNPNEVVEWEKRIALYGDDDEKVVETYVKALDTINPRKVTGPLYPLYVNFAKFYEEGGSKDPESGEPRNEPDLKQARKIMERATKVPYKSVDELAEVWCEWAELELRNENYDEAIRLMQRATTIPRDPKKINFYDESLSPQQRLFKSLKIWSFYSDLEESIGSVESTKAVYDKIMELKIANAQVIVNYAAFLEENKYFEESFKVYERGIELFHPSVAFEIWNIYLSKFVKRYGGKKLERARDLFEQALENCPPKFCKPIYLLYGRLEEEHGLAKRAMGIYDRACTTVQDSDKFDMFTIYIAKATANFGLPATRPIYERALESLPDKQTAEMCKRFARMERKLGEIDRARAIYAHASQFCDPRIDKEFWEEWNLFEVETGSEDTFREMLRIKRAVQAAFNTETSFIAAQTAAAAKGAEKPTDTAQDAADPMAAMERELSGTNGSANKKTGGPAFVASTLKTQNAHGIDQAEDESEVANPDAIEMDEDEF from the exons ATGTCGGCTCAAGACTCCCCTCTCAACTCCTTATCTTCTCGTTTCCCACTCACCTTCCCCGTTCCCACACctctcactcatcctcatctcatctccgCCTCAGATCTCGCAACAGAGGAAGACCTCCTGCACAATCCCGACAATCTACGATCATGGCTCTCATACATCCATCAACTGAAAGAACGTATAATAGCCAATGAACCTCCCAAAGCCGACAAGCCATCGCCCGAGGAGATACTCCTAGGTCCATTATCCAGTCATGTTGCCCGAGAGGGTTTACAACAATTGACAATGGTTTACGAAAGGGCTTTAGCGATTTTCCCTGCAAGCTTCAAACTTTGGAGATCATATTATCAAATGAGACAATCCTACGTGTTGGGGGAATTGACAAGTTCAGCTAAGACTGCTAGAGGCCAACATGCCAAACGAGGTTCAGGATTCAAGACGAATGTGAGAGAACAGTTagaagctgctgaagaagcCAATGAGTGGGTAGGAGGATTAGATGGTATAGTTGGATACGAAGAATGGAGATCGTTGATTGCTACTGGAGAAAGGATGATCGCTTGTCTGAGTCATTTACCTGTACCATGGTTATTACACCTTTCGATTTTGTTTCACCCAAAATGCCCCGCGACGTTCAAGAGAACCTATGCGAGACGAACATTCGATAGAGCACTCAGAACGCTCCCTCCAAGTTTACATGGAAGAGTGTGGGGTCTGTATCTTAGATGGGCAGAGATGATTGGTGGAGAAGCTGGTGAGAGAGTTTGGAGAAGGTTCttaaag GTCGACGCAAGTCTGACTGAAAGACATATCACATACCTCCTTGACTCGACTCCGCCTCGTCCACTCGCTGCGTCCAAataccttctctccctcGCTCGTCGCGCATCCAAGAACCTGTACTCATCACTCGAGGGCAAATCACCGTATCAGCTGTTCGTCGATTTCTTAGAGCTGGTAGAGCGGTATGCAGATGAAGTAGGTATGGACGAAGAGCAGACATTAGAACTTAAAGCGGCCAAGCAAGTGGCTCAAGATGAAATAACGAAACCTGACGCCGAAGACACACCTGCTCCAGCGGAAGAACCAGCTAGTATACATGGTCGTCTGATCAGGATAGCTGGACCACCTGTCCCAGTAGAACAGGGAAAGATATTCAAACCTAAAGATGCTATCTCAGCTAAGAAAGGTCCAGAGGAACTACCttatgatgaagataccgATCCGTCCAATTCACGCTTATTAGACGTAGAAGGTATAGTAGAAACAGATGGATTAGAAGTATATAAAGATCAAGCTGGTAGGTTATGGACGGGTCTGGCGACATATTGGATCAAACGTGGTGAATTTGATCGAGCGACATCAACTTTCGAAAGAGGTTTAGCAGCGGTGGTGACTATCAGAGATTTCACTCAGATATTTGACGCTTATGCTGAGTTCTCCGAAACTATGATTTCTACTTTGATGGATGCTCTTGCCGATGAAGATAATTtagcagatgaagaattcgATGCTGAAGAGACTGAGAAAGAATtagatgagaggatgaagaagtttgaaGAGTTGATGGATAGAAgacccttcctcctcaatgAAGTTCTCCTCAGAAGGAATCCGAACGAGGTGGTAGAGTGGGAAAAACGAATAGCGCTTTATGGAGACGACGACGAGAAAGTGGTTGAAACGTATGTGAAAGCTTTGGATACGATAAATCCAAGGAAGGTCACAGGACCCCTATATCCTCTATATGTCAACTTTGCGAAGTTCTATGAAGAGGGTGGAAGCAAAGATCCGGAAAGTGGAGAACCCAGAAATGAACCCGATTTGAAACAGGCTAGGAAGATTATGGAGAGAGCTACGAAAGTACCCTACAAGAGTGTAGATGAGCTGGCGGAAGTATGGTGTGAATGGGCAGAATTGGAGTTGAGGAATGA GAATTACGACGAGGCTATCCGTTTGATGCAGCGAGCGACCACGATACCGCGAGATCCCAAAAAGATCAACTTCTATGACGAG TCTCTATCCCCACAACAGCGTCTGTTCAAATCCCTCAAAATATGGTCTTTCTACAGTGATCTCGAAGAATCCATCGGTTCCGTTGAATCAACAAAAGCAGTCTACGATAAGATTATGGAATTGAAAATCGCCAATGCTCAGGTCATTGTCAACTACGCTGCTTTCCTGGAAGAGAACAAGTACTTCGAAGAGAGTTTCAAG GTGTACGAGCGAGGTATTGAGCTATTCCACCCATCCGTCGCATTCGAAATATGGAACATCTACCTTTCTAAATTCGTCAAACGATATGGTGGTAAGAAGCTCGAAAGGGCAAGAGATCTGTTCGAACAGGCATTAGAGAATTGTCCACCTAAATTCTGCAAACCGATTTATCTCCTATATGGTAgacttgaagaagaacacGGTTTGGCTAAGAGAGCGATGGGTATCTACGATCGAGCTTGTACGACAGTACAGGATTCAGATAAATTCGATATGTTTACGATATACATTGCGAAAGCCACTGCGAACTTTGGATTACCCGCCACTCGACCGATATACGAAAGAGCACTTGAAAGTCTACCGGACAAACAGACTGCGGAAATGTGTAAGAGATTTGcaaggatggagaggaaacTTGGTGAAATTGATAGAGCCAGAGCTATCTATGCTCATGCGAGTCAATTCTGCGATCCTAGGATTGACAAGGAGTTCTGGGAAGAATGGAACTTgtttgagg TCGAAACTGGATCCGAGGACACTTTCCGAGAGATGTTACGTATCAAGCGTGCGGTCCAAGCTGCATTCAACACCGAGACATCTTTCATCGCTGCTCAAACGGCCGCAGCTGCCAAAGGAGCTGAGAAACCTACCGATACAGCTCAAGACGCTGCTGATCCTATGGCAGctatggaaagagagttgTCAGGAACGAATGGTTCTGCGAACAAGAAGACTGGTGGACCCGCCTTTGTGGCTAGTACGTTGAAGACGCAGAATGCTCATGGTATCGATCAAGcggaggatgaaagtgaggTCGCGAATCCGGATGCcatagagatggatgaagatgagttttAG